The following are encoded in a window of Verrucomicrobiia bacterium genomic DNA:
- a CDS encoding sigma-70 family RNA polymerase sigma factor, producing MSDVTRILQQAEQGDPHAADQLLPLVYDELRKLAVHRMAHESPGHTLQPTALVHEAWIRLTGDENQKWEGRSHFFAAAAEAMRRILIEKARRKRAARHGGGQQRVDFLEADAVSEKDDDVLLAVNDALDKLAAVDSVKAELVKLRYFVGMTNLEAARALGVSEPTAKRYWTYARAWLYEEIENPSQ from the coding sequence ATGAGCGACGTGACGCGCATCCTCCAGCAAGCGGAACAGGGCGATCCCCACGCAGCCGATCAATTACTTCCACTGGTTTATGACGAGCTGCGCAAACTCGCGGTTCACCGGATGGCGCACGAATCGCCGGGGCATACTTTGCAACCGACCGCGCTGGTGCATGAGGCCTGGATACGCCTGACCGGCGATGAAAATCAAAAATGGGAAGGGCGATCCCATTTCTTCGCGGCGGCAGCCGAGGCGATGCGGAGAATCCTCATTGAAAAAGCACGGCGCAAGCGGGCGGCGCGCCACGGCGGAGGACAGCAGCGGGTGGATTTTCTGGAGGCGGACGCAGTTTCGGAGAAGGACGATGACGTGCTGCTGGCGGTGAACGATGCGCTCGACAAACTGGCCGCCGTGGACAGTGTCAAAGCCGAGTTGGTGAAACTTCGTTATTTTGTCGGCATGACAAATCTGGAGGCCGCGAGAGCGCTGGGGGTTTCGGAACCGACGGCGAAGCGATACTGGACTTACGCGCGCGCGTGGCTTTACGAGGAGATTGAAAATCCCAGCCAGTAG
- a CDS encoding TonB-dependent receptor, producing the protein MKNRKNRKPQNIRAALRGVLSAGAAVQLLSGNSAIGQLTNAPTTDTTNIPTKLPEVIVTGRLTPTSETIGPAPLQTITSEDIQKAGTTDVLSTLMKLSPGFVGSANAVGRVNNNQSIFTGQLPGTGESFAAFRNLPTLVLLDGRRLANSALSQGQGVDLNLIPIGMIDRIELLKDGASSLYGSDAVGGVINIITKKNYNGVEASEEVGFPTDGASGGFLQHKTSVVMGLTTDHTRVVLGAQYYHTDPLLEKDRIDSTPEGLQKAGLLPVGINSSPTFPGRVDDVDGSYILAGSPFAAGAPGYRAGLNTPPVVTGGPFTSVAAYNAAATAQLGFAPYIPISSIPFGATANSLANNGYPLFNAAQSGTYSMLKQDQENVTLNLDHDMFDNHLTWFGSFLYAHSEAESELGPAPGPFLEQANIVIPANNPYNPFATDLGGPVNPPNIRTRFVENGNRVFDTTSDSYHLATGFKGLINPEYSYEVGGTYNREDQLYLTRNAINGGALNQSLIPTGAVNAQGQPLSTLTDANGNAVPVFNYFGLGGNSPATLNAISATLFQKGSSDLWSFDGKVIAAPEFLELPAGPISIAVGGEFIHEGLDTSVDSLTLAGLSPGITQSFPSSGSRQRYAGFAEVNIPIFSKDYHVPVFHSLELTAAGRFEEIEPGGHAAVPKIGILWQPVDDQVTLRGGYSEAYLAPSIYSAFGPNSTSVPSIKLADGTIQEQITTTSNPNLKPSSSQQWNLGIVISPEITPGLTLSADYYHVLEDHVASADYTSALASLNALGSASPFAPGYAFSNGGSLKTTAPGQVVHATFGNLTLPLTDSESIRTEGLDFSANYAIPVTWGTVTLNGNINWTLTYEVQSAPGGGYFHYEGQGTYGFGSAQGIIPDYNVNCSFTWDYKNLQYVISAHYLPGVTIPGNLFAAIATPGATQGSTINGLAQEVSAYFTIDMQISYEFGRGRKNRDWMDGLRLTVGCNNITDTPAPLIAGGPDDYSDKNVYDLLGRFVYFEISKKF; encoded by the coding sequence ATGAAGAATCGAAAAAACAGGAAGCCGCAAAATATTCGTGCCGCCTTGCGTGGTGTTCTGTCGGCAGGCGCGGCCGTCCAACTCCTCTCCGGAAATTCAGCAATCGGCCAGTTGACCAATGCGCCAACAACCGACACCACCAACATTCCAACGAAGCTCCCGGAGGTCATCGTCACGGGGCGATTGACGCCGACTTCCGAGACCATTGGGCCGGCGCCGCTCCAGACGATCACATCCGAAGACATCCAGAAGGCGGGCACGACGGATGTATTGAGCACGCTGATGAAACTGAGCCCAGGCTTTGTCGGGTCGGCCAATGCGGTCGGGCGCGTGAACAATAACCAATCAATTTTCACCGGCCAGTTGCCAGGCACGGGAGAATCATTCGCGGCGTTCCGCAACCTTCCGACGCTGGTCCTGCTGGATGGGCGCAGGCTGGCGAATTCCGCGTTGAGCCAGGGGCAGGGCGTGGACCTCAATCTCATTCCAATAGGAATGATTGATCGAATCGAGCTATTGAAAGACGGCGCCTCCTCGCTTTACGGCTCTGATGCGGTGGGCGGCGTGATCAATATCATCACCAAAAAGAATTACAACGGAGTGGAAGCGAGCGAAGAGGTGGGCTTTCCGACGGACGGAGCCAGCGGCGGATTTTTGCAGCACAAAACCAGTGTGGTGATGGGACTCACCACTGACCACACCCGGGTCGTGCTGGGGGCGCAATATTATCACACCGATCCGCTGCTCGAAAAAGATCGCATTGACAGCACACCGGAGGGGTTGCAGAAGGCCGGCCTGCTTCCGGTGGGAATCAATTCGAGCCCGACCTTTCCCGGCCGCGTGGATGATGTGGATGGCAGTTATATTTTGGCCGGTTCTCCGTTTGCGGCGGGCGCACCGGGTTATCGCGCGGGATTGAATACGCCACCGGTGGTCACGGGCGGCCCATTCACTTCGGTGGCGGCGTACAACGCGGCAGCGACGGCGCAACTGGGTTTCGCGCCTTATATTCCAATCAGTTCGATTCCTTTCGGGGCGACGGCCAATTCGCTGGCGAATAATGGATACCCGCTATTCAATGCCGCCCAAAGCGGCACGTATTCGATGTTGAAACAAGATCAGGAGAACGTGACGTTGAATCTGGACCACGACATGTTCGATAATCATCTGACCTGGTTCGGTTCATTTCTCTACGCGCATTCGGAAGCAGAATCGGAATTGGGACCCGCGCCGGGACCGTTTCTCGAACAAGCCAATATCGTCATCCCGGCAAACAATCCTTACAATCCTTTTGCCACGGACCTGGGTGGCCCGGTCAATCCTCCAAATATCCGCACGCGATTCGTTGAGAATGGAAATCGTGTTTTCGATACCACGTCTGATTCATATCACTTGGCGACCGGCTTCAAGGGCCTCATTAATCCGGAATACAGTTATGAAGTGGGCGGAACTTACAATCGCGAGGACCAACTTTATCTGACCCGCAACGCCATCAATGGCGGGGCGTTGAACCAGTCGCTTATCCCTACCGGCGCGGTGAATGCGCAGGGCCAGCCATTGAGCACCCTGACGGATGCAAATGGCAACGCAGTGCCGGTGTTCAATTACTTCGGGCTGGGCGGAAATTCCCCAGCGACCCTCAATGCGATCTCGGCAACCTTGTTCCAAAAAGGTTCGTCGGATTTGTGGAGCTTCGACGGCAAAGTGATCGCGGCGCCGGAATTTCTGGAATTGCCGGCGGGGCCAATTTCAATCGCGGTGGGGGGAGAATTTATCCATGAAGGTTTGGATACCTCGGTGGATTCGCTGACGCTGGCGGGACTTTCGCCGGGCATCACGCAATCGTTTCCCTCGTCCGGCAGCCGGCAGCGTTACGCTGGGTTTGCCGAGGTCAATATTCCGATTTTCTCCAAGGACTATCACGTGCCGGTTTTCCATTCATTGGAACTTACGGCGGCGGGACGATTCGAGGAAATTGAACCCGGAGGCCATGCCGCGGTTCCCAAAATCGGAATTCTTTGGCAGCCGGTGGATGATCAAGTGACGTTGCGCGGTGGATATTCGGAAGCGTATCTCGCGCCGTCCATCTACAGCGCGTTCGGGCCGAATTCGACGAGTGTGCCTTCCATCAAATTGGCAGACGGAACGATCCAGGAGCAAATCACGACGACCTCAAATCCCAACCTTAAGCCGTCGTCATCGCAACAGTGGAACCTGGGCATCGTCATCTCACCGGAGATCACCCCGGGCCTCACATTGAGCGCGGATTATTATCATGTATTGGAAGATCATGTGGCGTCGGCTGATTACACTTCGGCTTTGGCCAGCTTGAACGCGCTGGGTTCGGCTTCGCCGTTCGCGCCGGGCTATGCTTTTAGTAATGGTGGATCACTCAAGACCACCGCACCGGGCCAAGTGGTTCACGCGACATTCGGCAATCTTACGCTGCCGTTAACCGACTCGGAATCCATCCGCACTGAGGGCTTGGACTTCTCGGCGAATTATGCGATCCCGGTGACGTGGGGCACGGTGACGCTCAACGGAAATATTAATTGGACGCTGACGTATGAAGTGCAGTCAGCGCCGGGAGGGGGTTATTTTCATTACGAGGGACAGGGGACTTACGGGTTCGGGTCGGCACAGGGAATCATCCCCGATTATAACGTCAACTGCTCGTTCACGTGGGATTACAAGAACCTTCAATATGTCATCAGCGCGCACTATCTTCCCGGGGTGACAATTCCGGGGAATTTATTCGCGGCCATCGCCACGCCGGGAGCAACGCAAGGAAGCACCATCAACGGGCTCGCGCAAGAGGTCAGCGCCTACTTTACGATTGATATGCAAATATCGTACGAATTTGGCCGTGGCCGGAAGAACCGGGATTGGATGGATGGTTTGCGGCTCACGGTTGGTTGCAACAATATTACTGATACTCCAGCGCCGCTTATCGCCGGAGGGCCGGATGATTATAGCGACAAAAACGTCTATGACCTGCTCGGACGGTTCGTCTATTTTGAAATCTCTAAAAAGTTTTAG
- a CDS encoding sodium:proton antiporter, translated as MDANSDLLTINPLMIFPFVALLGMVALAPFFFADFWGKHYAKVAGGLALLVVAYYVGIIHAPGHVLDTAHEYLSFIALVGSLFVVSGGIHINVKGEATPLRNVLFLLVGAVVANLLGTTGASMLLIRPWLRTNKYRVTGHHVVFFILIVSNVGGCLTPIGDPPLFLGYLMGVPFSWVTVRCLPMWAVGTSILLIMFFIVDYRNFMRASAKVRDKETGHEDWKLGGLFNMVFLSVIIGAVFINNPPFLREALMIGAALASYFLTGKHHHEANHFSLGPIKEVAILFIGVFGTMIPALDWLQANAGHLQEASPGLFYWGSGVLSSVLDNAPTYLCFLNTGFGRFVHPEVVSQVAQLVQAHGAGLASVTGAHAEAVRQTFAALQKFHPADIAAGHASVEEIKTAFLLGDAKLSLYIVAVSVGSVFFGANTYIGNGPNFLVKAIADHQKVHTPSFGGYILKYTLPYMLPMLLIVWLLFFR; from the coding sequence ATGGATGCCAATAGTGATTTGCTCACCATCAATCCATTGATGATTTTTCCGTTCGTTGCGCTGCTGGGCATGGTGGCGCTGGCGCCGTTTTTCTTTGCGGATTTTTGGGGCAAACATTATGCCAAGGTGGCCGGTGGTCTGGCGCTTCTGGTGGTGGCGTATTATGTGGGAATCATTCACGCGCCGGGGCATGTGCTCGATACCGCCCATGAATATTTAAGTTTTATCGCACTCGTTGGCTCATTGTTTGTGGTGTCGGGTGGAATTCACATCAATGTGAAGGGCGAGGCTACTCCACTGCGGAATGTGCTGTTTCTGCTCGTGGGCGCGGTAGTCGCCAATTTGCTTGGGACCACGGGCGCATCCATGCTTTTGATTCGTCCGTGGCTGCGCACCAATAAATATCGTGTCACCGGGCATCACGTGGTTTTTTTCATTCTGATCGTGTCGAATGTCGGTGGCTGTCTCACGCCCATTGGCGATCCGCCGTTGTTCCTTGGTTATCTGATGGGAGTGCCGTTCTCGTGGGTGACGGTTCGCTGCCTGCCGATGTGGGCAGTGGGCACCAGCATTTTGCTCATCATGTTTTTCATCGTGGATTACCGGAACTTCATGCGCGCCTCGGCAAAAGTTCGCGATAAGGAAACGGGGCATGAAGATTGGAAGCTCGGCGGCTTGTTCAATATGGTTTTTCTGAGCGTGATCATCGGCGCGGTTTTCATAAATAATCCGCCGTTCCTGCGGGAAGCCTTGATGATTGGCGCGGCGCTGGCGTCTTATTTTCTCACTGGCAAGCACCACCACGAAGCCAACCATTTTTCCCTTGGGCCGATTAAGGAAGTGGCCATCCTGTTCATCGGAGTTTTTGGGACGATGATCCCCGCGCTGGACTGGCTTCAGGCGAATGCCGGGCATTTGCAGGAGGCCTCACCCGGATTGTTTTATTGGGGCTCAGGCGTGTTGAGCAGCGTGCTGGATAACGCGCCGACTTACCTTTGTTTTTTGAACACGGGTTTTGGAAGGTTCGTGCATCCTGAAGTCGTTTCGCAAGTAGCACAATTAGTGCAAGCTCATGGCGCGGGACTGGCGAGCGTCACCGGCGCGCACGCCGAGGCGGTCCGGCAAACTTTCGCCGCGCTGCAGAAATTTCATCCGGCGGACATCGCCGCCGGCCACGCCAGCGTCGAGGAAATCAAAACCGCGTTTCTTTTGGGGGATGCCAAACTCAGCCTTTACATCGTGGCTGTAAGTGTCGGCTCGGTATTTTTTGGTGCGAACACTTACATCGGCAACGGCCCAAATTTCCTTGTGAAAGCCATAGCCGACCACCAAAAAGTTCACACCCCCAGTTTCGGTGGTTACATCTTAAAATACACACTGCCTTACATGCTGCCGATGCTTCTAATCGTTTGGCTGCTTTTTTTCCGCTAA